A genomic region of Dermacentor andersoni chromosome 9, qqDerAnde1_hic_scaffold, whole genome shotgun sequence contains the following coding sequences:
- the LOC126527470 gene encoding calcium-activated chloride channel regulator family member 3-like, whose protein sequence is MLRIAATLLCFLTTAASLDIDTSDGGYKDIWVSISESVPYNESIVENIKALFRSSSELLHKATNGRVYFKHVTVEVPKTWPKRGSARALSSGFFDRSDVRVDQPTALHGDRPFTVQKRRCGEPGDFIQVTPAFLAAIGNSTAKKLENAGKRHFRIFSI, encoded by the exons ATGCTTAGAATAGCTGCCACCCTCCTGTGTTTTCTGAcaactgcggcgtcactggacaTCGACACGTCGGACGGAGGTTACAAGGACATATGGGTTTCCATCAGCGAAAGCGTTCCTTACAACGAGTCCATCGTTGAGAACATCAAG GCTCTGTTCCGGTCTTCGTCCGAGCTCCTGCACAAGGCCACCAATGGGCGCGTCTACTTCAAGCACGTGACCGTCGAGGTTCCCAAGACCTGGCCGAAGAGAGGCAGCGCCCGCGCCCTGTCGTCCGGCTTCTTCGACAGGAGCGACGTGCGCGTCGACCAGCCCACCGCGCTGCACGGGGACAGGCCGTTCACCGTGCAGAAGAGACGCTGCGGAGAACCCGGAGACTTCATTCAAGTGACGCCCGCGTTTCTGGCCGCCATTGGCAACTCGACGGCAAAGAAATTGGAGAACGCAGGCAAGCGCCATTTCCGCATTTTTAGTATATGA